The region CATACTTGAAAAAAACTGAAATATTTATATTTTTCATAATAAGAAAATATGATAATAGATTTATTAAATTTGGAGGTTTAAAGATGATACAGGTTAAGGTTAAAAATATAGGGCTTGATTCTTTAACAGGATCCCCAATTCTAATTCTTGCAGATATAAACAATGAGGAAGATGTGTACCCGATATGGATAGGTGTTTCAGAGGCTGAAGGAATTATAATAAAACAGAGCGGTGTGGAGACACCAAGACCTTTAACTTATGATCTTATGAAGAATATAATTGAAAGCCTTGGTGGAAAGGTTAAAAAAGTAGCTATTATAGACCATAAGGATAATGCTTATATAGCAGAGATTGTTATTGAAAAAGATGGTGAGGAGATCAGTATAGACTCAAGACCAAGCGATGCTATAAATATAGCTCTAAGGTTTGATGCTCCTATCTTCTTAAATGAGCAAGTTGT is a window of Persephonella marina EX-H1 DNA encoding:
- a CDS encoding bifunctional nuclease family protein, producing MIQVKVKNIGLDSLTGSPILILADINNEEDVYPIWIGVSEAEGIIIKQSGVETPRPLTYDLMKNIIESLGGKVKKVAIIDHKDNAYIAEIVIEKDGEEISIDSRPSDAINIALRFDAPIFLNEQVVKKVNIKELKEKEEEKEDIKTVEDLESYTEDQNEQNVEQDKELEEFRKLLENIKPEDFALKPDDKNKKRG